In the Telopea speciosissima isolate NSW1024214 ecotype Mountain lineage chromosome 2, Tspe_v1, whole genome shotgun sequence genome, one interval contains:
- the LOC122652211 gene encoding uncharacterized protein LOC122652211 isoform X1: MMETEGESNSHKEHEVGLCDKTVIPPPLNHKADVSTGITEKAPSVQHWKKQNLFLEIPSRTLEISSRDFVRINMPPTPSPTPTRVNLPRTPSLISSRINESPGPSSSRGKSSRRGFLPRVSFKYRSSTTDIEKTGAITLGTPSTGPREKPFISRSLSLTKLLTPRMKRTSSLPVTPIANSNPESASGGSVVDPLNSNKKGAQRKMSRSLSVPVNNKGRGIKQTESLGGGFRVIPSTPKVTEGSTAMSNATTPSGDAENNDADGEDIPEEEAVCRICLIELGEGPDTLKLECSCKGELALAHQECAIKWFSIKGNKTCDVCKQEVQNLPVTLLRIQNVRTLNPNANRSRQRAVSQYRVWQDVPVVVIVSMLAYFCFLEQLLVTKMGTGAIAMSLPFSCILGLLASMTSSTMVRRRFVWVYASVQFALVVLFAHIFYSLLHLQAVLSILLSTFAGFGVAMSGNSIIVEFLRWRSRQRTRADFRQASQEVYTPQPESNRHQNELGS; encoded by the exons ATGATGGAAACTGAAGGGGAATCCAATTCCCATAAGGAGCATGAGGTGGGTTTATGCGATAAAACAGTTATTCCACCTCCATTAAATCACAAG GCTGATGTTTCAACTGGGATAACAGAGAAAGCCCCTTCTGTTCAACACTGGAAAAAACAAAACCTCTTCTTGGAGATACCCTCAAGAACATTGGAGATCTCCTCTCGGGATTTTGTGAGAATAAATATGCCCCCAACACCAAGTCCCACTCCCACAAGAGTGAATCTTCCCCGAACACCAAGCCTTATTTCTTCAAGAATAAACGAGTCCCCAGGTCCCTCCTCATCTAGAGGAAAGTCATCTAGAAGAGGCTTCCTACCACGAGTAAGCTTCAAGTACCGGAGTTCAACTACAGACATTGAGAAGACAGGTGCCATAACTCTAGGTACTCCATCAACAGGGCCACGGGAGAAGCCCTTTATCTCAAGGTCATTGTCTCTTACTAAGCTATTAACACCCAGGATGAAGAGGACATCATCCCTGCCTGTCACTCCAATTGCTAACTCAAACCCCGAATCTGCCTCTGGAGGAAGCGTTGTTGATCCCTTGAATTCGAAT AAGAAGGGTGCCCAACGGAAGATGTCTCGTTCACTCTCTGTCCCTGTGAACAACAAAGGAAGAGGAATAAAGCAAACTGAGTCCTTAGGTGGTGGGTTTCGCGTAATCCCATCGACTCCGAAAGTGACAGAAGGCAGCACCGCCATGTCAAATGCAACAACTCCCTCGGGAGATGCTG AGAACAATGATGCTGATGGTGAAGATATTCCTGAAGAAGAGGCTGTGTGTAGAATTTGTTTGATTGAACTGGGTGAAGGACCTGATACCCTAAAGTTGGAATGTAGCTGCAAAGGTGAACTTGCACTGGCCCATCAAGAATGTGCTATAAAATGGTTTAGCATCAAGGGTAACAAAACTTGTGATGTTTGTAAGCAAGAGGTTCAGAACTTACCAGTCACCCTGTTACGGATCCAAAATGTTCGAACTCTCAATCCAAATGCAAATAGATCTCGGCAGAGAGCAGTTTCTCAGTACAG AGTATGGCAGGATGTGCCTGTTGTTGTCATCGTTAGTATGCTTGCTTACTTTTGTTTTCTGGAGCAGCTTCTG GTTACCAAAATGGGTACTGGTGCAATTGCCATGTCCTTGCCATTTTCTTGCATACTCGGTCTGCTTGCATCCATGACATCATCAACCATGG TGAGGAGAAGATTTGTCTGGGTTTACGCATCAGTTCAATTTGCGCTGGTCGTTCTCTTTGCTCATATTTTCTACTCATTG CTTCATCTGCAAGCCGTTCTATCCATTCTCCTCTCCACCTTTGCTGGTTTTGGTGTTGCGATGAGTGGCAATTCTATTATTGTTGAGTTCTTGAGATGGAGGAGTCGTCAGCGCACTAGGGCAGATTTTCGCCAAGCCTCTCAAGAAGTTTATACACCCCAGCCTGAATCCAACCGCCACCAAAATGAACTCGGAAGTTAA
- the LOC122652213 gene encoding yrdC domain-containing protein, mitochondrial, translated as MNFPAKIAGRSTLAFALSPSLTGPAKLGFFKLLHQKRRLGGGFSYKMACGLNKCDLDLERKTGVVLPANEAYAEEAIAAIKFGKVIAVPTDTLYGFACDACSTEAVNRIYEIKGRKQTSPLAISVGDVQDISRFAAIDHLPHGLLDELLPGPVTVVLRRGDSSILEKSLNPGLDSIGVRVPDSNFIRFIARGSGSALALTSANRSGQPSSVCIKDFEDLWEHCVYVFDGGLLPSGRSGSTVVDLTDIGKYKILRPGSAMEETVAVLKRYSIEEATAT; from the exons ATGAACTTTCCCGCTAAAATAGCAGGAAGATCGACCCTTGCCTTTGCgctctctccatctctcacaG gTCCTGCCAAGTTGGGTTTTTTCAAATTGCTGCACCAAAAGAGGAGACTGGGTGGAGGTTTCTCTTATAAAATGGCTTGTGGTTTGAATAAATGCGACTTGGACCTAGAAAGAAAGACGGGGGTTGTTCTTCCAGCCAATGAAGCGTATGCTGAAGAGGCCATTGCCGCTATTAAATTTGGCAAAGTTATTGCAGTGCCAACCGATACCCTCTATGGATTTGCTTGTGACGCCTG TTCCACAGAAGCAGTGAACAGAATATATGAAATCAAAGGACGTAAGCAGACAAGTCCTCTAGCAATTTCTGTCGGGGATGTACAAGACATAAGCCGTTTTGCTGCCATTGATCATTTGCCTCACGGGTTGCTTGACGAACTCCTTCCGGGACCAGTGACTGTTGTACTAAGGCGAG gcGATTCTAGTATTCTTGAGAAGTCCTTGAATCCAGGATTGGATAGCATTGGTGTCAGAGTGCCAGACTCCAACTTTATTCGGTTCATCGCCCGTGGTTCTGGAAGTGCATTGGCCCTTACAAGTGCAAACCGAAGTGGGCAGCCTAGCAGTGTGTGCATTAAAGATTTTGAGGACCTTTGGGAGCACTGTGTCTATGTTTTTGATGGTGGTCTGCTTCCTTCAGGACGTTCTGGGTCAACAGTTGTGGATCTCACTGACATAGGGAAGTACAAGATCCTTAGACCCGGGAG TGCCATGGAAGAGACTGTAGCAGTTCTCAAGAGATATTCCATAGAAGAAGCAACAGCAACTTGA
- the LOC122652211 gene encoding uncharacterized protein LOC122652211 isoform X2, with the protein MMETEGESNSHKEHEVGLCDKTVIPPPLNHKADVSTGITEKAPSVQHWKKQNLFLEIPSRTLEISSRDFVRINMPPTPSPTPTRVNLPRTPSLISSRINESPGPSSSRGKSSRRGFLPRVSFKYRSSTTDIEKTGAITLGTPSTGPREKPFISRSLSLTKLLTPRMKRTSSLPVTPIANSNPESASGGSVVDPLNSNKKGAQRKMSRSLSVPVNNKGRGIKQTESLGGGFRVIPSTPKVTEGSTAMSNATTPSGDAENNDADGEDIPEEEAVCRICLIELGEGPDTLKLECSCKGELALAHQECAIKWFSIKGNKTCDVCKQEVQNLPVTLLRIQNVRTLNPNANRSRQRAVSQYRVWQDVPVVVIVSMLAYFCFLEQLLVTKMGTGAIAMSLPFSCILGLLASMTSSTMASSASRSIHSPLHLCWFWCCDEWQFYYC; encoded by the exons ATGATGGAAACTGAAGGGGAATCCAATTCCCATAAGGAGCATGAGGTGGGTTTATGCGATAAAACAGTTATTCCACCTCCATTAAATCACAAG GCTGATGTTTCAACTGGGATAACAGAGAAAGCCCCTTCTGTTCAACACTGGAAAAAACAAAACCTCTTCTTGGAGATACCCTCAAGAACATTGGAGATCTCCTCTCGGGATTTTGTGAGAATAAATATGCCCCCAACACCAAGTCCCACTCCCACAAGAGTGAATCTTCCCCGAACACCAAGCCTTATTTCTTCAAGAATAAACGAGTCCCCAGGTCCCTCCTCATCTAGAGGAAAGTCATCTAGAAGAGGCTTCCTACCACGAGTAAGCTTCAAGTACCGGAGTTCAACTACAGACATTGAGAAGACAGGTGCCATAACTCTAGGTACTCCATCAACAGGGCCACGGGAGAAGCCCTTTATCTCAAGGTCATTGTCTCTTACTAAGCTATTAACACCCAGGATGAAGAGGACATCATCCCTGCCTGTCACTCCAATTGCTAACTCAAACCCCGAATCTGCCTCTGGAGGAAGCGTTGTTGATCCCTTGAATTCGAAT AAGAAGGGTGCCCAACGGAAGATGTCTCGTTCACTCTCTGTCCCTGTGAACAACAAAGGAAGAGGAATAAAGCAAACTGAGTCCTTAGGTGGTGGGTTTCGCGTAATCCCATCGACTCCGAAAGTGACAGAAGGCAGCACCGCCATGTCAAATGCAACAACTCCCTCGGGAGATGCTG AGAACAATGATGCTGATGGTGAAGATATTCCTGAAGAAGAGGCTGTGTGTAGAATTTGTTTGATTGAACTGGGTGAAGGACCTGATACCCTAAAGTTGGAATGTAGCTGCAAAGGTGAACTTGCACTGGCCCATCAAGAATGTGCTATAAAATGGTTTAGCATCAAGGGTAACAAAACTTGTGATGTTTGTAAGCAAGAGGTTCAGAACTTACCAGTCACCCTGTTACGGATCCAAAATGTTCGAACTCTCAATCCAAATGCAAATAGATCTCGGCAGAGAGCAGTTTCTCAGTACAG AGTATGGCAGGATGTGCCTGTTGTTGTCATCGTTAGTATGCTTGCTTACTTTTGTTTTCTGGAGCAGCTTCTG GTTACCAAAATGGGTACTGGTGCAATTGCCATGTCCTTGCCATTTTCTTGCATACTCGGTCTGCTTGCATCCATGACATCATCAACCATGG CTTCATCTGCAAGCCGTTCTATCCATTCTCCTCTCCACCTTTGCTGGTTTTGGTGTTGCGATGAGTGGCAATTCTATTATTGTTGA